From a single Vibrio toranzoniae genomic region:
- the rsmH gene encoding 16S rRNA (cytosine(1402)-N(4))-methyltransferase RsmH codes for MTEAFKHISVLLNESIDGLAIKPDGTYIDGTFGRGGHSRTILSKLGENGRLFSIDRDPQAIAEAQKIDDPRFTIIHGPFSGIAEYAERYDLVGQVDGVLLDLGVSSPQLDDAERGFSFMKDGPLDMRMDPTTGIPVSQWLVEADLDDITWVIREFGEDKHARRIAKGIIAYQENEENEPLTRTGQLAKLISDVAPKNFKEKKHPATRAFQAFRIYINSELEEIDTALKGAASILAPEGRLSVISFHSLEDRMVKRFIRKESQGPQVPHGLPLTEDQIKALGSADLKPVGKAIKPSKDEVDENTRSRSSVLRIAEKL; via the coding sequence ATGACAGAAGCATTCAAACATATTTCAGTATTGCTTAACGAATCTATTGACGGACTTGCGATAAAACCTGACGGTACCTACATTGATGGTACCTTTGGACGTGGTGGTCATAGCCGTACAATCCTGTCTAAACTGGGCGAGAATGGGCGACTCTTTAGTATCGATCGCGATCCACAAGCGATTGCTGAAGCACAAAAGATTGATGACCCTCGTTTTACGATTATTCATGGCCCATTTTCAGGTATTGCTGAATACGCAGAGCGTTATGATTTAGTCGGTCAAGTGGATGGTGTTTTATTGGATTTAGGTGTCTCTTCACCGCAGTTGGATGATGCTGAACGTGGGTTTAGCTTTATGAAAGACGGCCCATTGGACATGCGTATGGATCCAACTACGGGTATTCCGGTATCGCAATGGTTAGTTGAAGCGGATCTTGATGACATCACATGGGTTATCCGTGAATTCGGTGAAGATAAACACGCTCGTCGTATCGCGAAAGGCATCATTGCTTATCAAGAGAACGAAGAGAACGAACCGTTAACGCGTACTGGCCAATTGGCTAAGCTTATCTCTGATGTAGCGCCAAAAAACTTCAAAGAGAAAAAGCACCCAGCCACCCGGGCTTTCCAAGCATTCCGTATTTACATCAACAGTGAGCTTGAAGAAATTGATACGGCACTAAAAGGTGCGGCAAGTATCCTTGCTCCTGAAGGCCGTTTGTCGGTTATCAGCTTCCACTCACTGGAAGATCGCATGGTGAAACGCTTTATCCGTAAAGAGAGTCAAGGCCCTCAAGTACCTCATGGTTTACCACTGACAGAAGATCAAATTAAAGCGCTAGGCAGTGCCGACCTTAAGCCTGTTGGTAAAGCGATTAAACCATCGAAAGATGAAGTGGATGAGAACACTCGTTCACGTAGTTCAGTACTACGAATTGCAGAAAAACTTTAG
- the ftsL gene encoding cell division protein FtsL produces MKTSKPNLAKIIFFDLISVGKVPLVLLICIFASAMGVVLTTHMSRQAITQKDTALVEREQLDDEWRNLMLEETALAEHSRVQASAKRDLDMKRPDSDKEVVITLK; encoded by the coding sequence ATGAAGACCTCTAAGCCTAATTTAGCCAAGATAATATTTTTTGATTTGATCTCTGTGGGCAAGGTCCCATTGGTGCTTCTTATCTGTATCTTTGCGAGTGCGATGGGGGTCGTTCTCACAACACATATGTCACGTCAGGCGATCACGCAAAAAGACACGGCATTGGTAGAGCGAGAGCAACTTGATGATGAGTGGCGTAATTTAATGCTTGAAGAGACAGCACTGGCTGAACATAGTCGTGTTCAAGCATCGGCAAAAAGAGATTTAGACATGAAACGTCCAGACTCTGACAAAGAAGTTGTGATCACACTAAAATGA
- a CDS encoding penicillin-binding transpeptidase domain-containing protein yields the protein MTAKKEKARTRAVNKSTKERVKSEKGSNPTLIKWRFNVVIAFVFLAFSTLVARVAYIQIIEPDNLIRQGDLRSVRVKAIPSARGIISDRNGEPLAVSVPVEAVWADPKTIFDKNGMAQIDRWYALADVLGLERQSMIDKISSNKSRRFIYLQRQVSPAMAKYIRDLKLVGVGLKAESRRYYPAGEISAHLIGVTGIDGHGLEGVERSYDQWLTGEAGKRTIRKDRYGRVVENIALEEREQGKQLELTIDQRLQAIAYREIKQAVADHKATSGSAILLDVKTGAVLAMVNAPSYNPNNRADLQSFKMRNRVLTDAMEPGSTVKPFVLLAALENGTANPDTVINTGNGIMRIGGSRVRDTSKVGKADLATILKKSSNIGVAKLALDMPLEALLGMYSSVGLGEMSGLNLVGETSGIFPNRRRWSKFEIATLSFGYGLSVTPLQLAHAYATLANKGLYEPIHIIKSNDRSFSKQIIKRENAELVLQMLEGVTQKGGTATRAAVPGYRVAAKTGTSRKAEAGGYSDEYIAVTSGFAPVSDPRVALVVVVNEPQGDLYYGGSVAAPVFSEIMKGALQILNIPADENKFQE from the coding sequence ATGACCGCTAAAAAGGAAAAAGCACGCACGAGAGCTGTTAATAAATCAACGAAAGAGCGTGTGAAGAGCGAAAAGGGTTCTAATCCAACTCTAATTAAATGGCGTTTTAACGTCGTTATTGCTTTCGTGTTCCTTGCCTTTTCGACATTGGTTGCCCGTGTGGCCTATATCCAAATCATTGAACCAGATAACTTGATTCGCCAGGGCGACCTTCGTTCTGTACGTGTGAAGGCAATTCCTTCTGCTCGCGGTATTATCTCAGACCGCAATGGCGAACCGCTTGCGGTTAGTGTTCCGGTTGAAGCGGTATGGGCTGACCCAAAAACTATTTTCGATAAAAATGGCATGGCCCAAATCGATCGTTGGTATGCGTTAGCGGATGTACTTGGTTTAGAACGACAATCGATGATCGATAAAATCTCTAGTAACAAGTCCCGTCGATTTATTTATCTGCAAAGGCAAGTTAGCCCAGCGATGGCTAAGTATATCCGTGATCTAAAACTGGTCGGCGTTGGTCTTAAAGCGGAATCTCGTCGTTATTACCCTGCGGGTGAGATCAGTGCGCACTTGATTGGTGTGACGGGTATCGATGGTCATGGGCTTGAAGGCGTAGAGCGCAGCTATGATCAATGGCTCACTGGTGAAGCGGGTAAGCGAACAATACGTAAAGACCGTTATGGCCGTGTGGTAGAGAATATTGCATTAGAGGAGCGTGAACAAGGTAAGCAATTAGAGCTCACCATTGATCAGCGTTTACAAGCAATAGCCTATCGAGAAATTAAGCAAGCGGTCGCTGATCATAAAGCGACTTCGGGTTCTGCAATTTTATTGGATGTAAAAACTGGCGCTGTTTTGGCAATGGTTAATGCTCCTTCGTATAACCCGAATAACCGTGCTGACCTGCAAAGTTTTAAGATGCGTAACCGTGTCTTAACCGATGCGATGGAACCGGGTTCGACAGTGAAACCTTTCGTGCTTTTAGCCGCACTAGAAAATGGCACAGCTAACCCTGATACGGTTATCAATACTGGTAATGGCATCATGCGTATTGGTGGTAGCCGTGTTCGTGATACATCGAAAGTTGGCAAAGCTGATTTAGCAACGATTTTAAAGAAGTCGAGTAACATCGGTGTAGCAAAATTGGCGCTTGATATGCCACTAGAAGCTTTGCTTGGGATGTATAGTTCTGTCGGATTGGGTGAAATGTCTGGTCTAAACCTAGTAGGGGAAACCAGTGGTATCTTCCCGAATCGACGCCGTTGGTCTAAGTTTGAAATTGCCACCTTATCATTTGGTTACGGGCTATCTGTGACGCCGCTCCAGTTAGCGCATGCTTATGCGACACTGGCGAATAAAGGCTTGTATGAGCCGATTCATATTATTAAGAGTAATGATCGGAGTTTCTCTAAGCAGATCATCAAGCGCGAGAACGCTGAACTGGTACTGCAAATGCTAGAAGGGGTAACCCAAAAAGGCGGTACGGCAACAAGAGCCGCAGTGCCTGGTTACCGAGTGGCCGCCAAGACGGGTACATCTCGTAAAGCCGAAGCTGGTGGCTATAGTGATGAGTATATCGCTGTTACATCAGGTTTTGCCCCGGTTAGCGACCCAAGAGTTGCACTGGTTGTGGTGGTCAATGAGCCTCAAGGCGATCTTTACTACGGTGGGTCGGTAGCCGCTCCCGTTTTTTCTGAAATCATGAAGGGTGCACTGCAAATACTGAATATCCCTGCTGATGAAAACAAATTTCAAGAATAG
- the murE gene encoding UDP-N-acetylmuramoyl-L-alanyl-D-glutamate--2,6-diaminopimelate ligase produces MSNSLTLSSLLSPWGDFSSPELDAITVEQLELNSRIIKDGDIFVAIVGHAVDGRRFIDKAVAQGAKAVIAQAGDDKTHGLVEWLNAVPVVYVSELNSILSELAGRVYSSLATKLIGVTGTNGKTTITQLIAQWLDLVGQRSAVMGTTGNGFLDNLKTAANTTGSAIEIQRTLSELAEENAVYTAMEISSHGLVQGRVKALDFEVGVFTNLSRDHLDYHGTMEEYALAKKSLFTQHKCKHAVINVDDEVGKAWLSDLPNAIAVSLSPLTGYQQSIWASDVAYAETGIQLSFDGRWGQGKLSVPLIGQFNASNVLVAFATLLSLGIDKQTLLDTAPQLQPVIGRMELFQVPNKAKVVVDYAHTPDALEKALAALRVHCSGQLWAIFGCGGDRDTGKRPMMAITAEQFANKIIISDDNPRSEDPALIVKDMLAGLNEPESAFVEHDRYQAVKFALEQAGRNDIILLAGKGHEDYQVLKDETIHYSDRESALQLLGIS; encoded by the coding sequence ATGAGTAATAGCCTCACGCTGTCATCTTTACTTTCTCCTTGGGGGGATTTTAGTTCACCTGAACTGGATGCGATTACGGTTGAGCAGTTGGAGTTGAATAGCCGCATAATCAAAGACGGTGATATTTTTGTTGCCATCGTTGGACATGCCGTTGATGGTCGTCGCTTTATCGACAAAGCGGTCGCGCAAGGTGCAAAAGCCGTAATAGCACAAGCGGGTGATGATAAAACTCATGGCTTGGTCGAGTGGTTAAATGCAGTTCCTGTGGTTTATGTTTCAGAGCTAAATTCAATTCTCTCTGAACTGGCTGGTCGAGTTTATTCTTCTCTAGCGACCAAATTGATTGGCGTTACAGGCACCAATGGCAAAACCACCATCACCCAGTTGATTGCTCAATGGCTAGATCTAGTCGGTCAACGCTCTGCGGTGATGGGCACCACAGGTAATGGCTTCTTAGATAATCTAAAAACAGCCGCTAATACCACAGGCAGCGCGATTGAAATACAGCGCACACTGAGTGAGTTGGCTGAAGAAAATGCCGTTTATACCGCGATGGAAATCTCTTCTCATGGTTTGGTTCAAGGCCGAGTAAAAGCGTTGGATTTTGAGGTTGGTGTATTCACTAACCTGAGTCGTGATCACCTTGATTACCATGGCACGATGGAAGAGTACGCATTGGCTAAGAAGAGCCTGTTTACTCAACACAAATGCAAGCATGCAGTGATCAATGTGGATGATGAAGTAGGCAAAGCGTGGCTGTCAGATTTGCCCAATGCGATAGCCGTTTCACTGTCGCCGTTAACGGGCTATCAACAATCAATATGGGCATCTGATGTCGCTTATGCAGAAACCGGTATTCAGCTGTCTTTCGATGGTCGTTGGGGACAAGGGAAGCTTTCTGTTCCACTGATTGGTCAGTTCAACGCATCAAATGTTCTGGTTGCTTTTGCGACTCTGCTTTCGTTGGGTATCGACAAGCAAACCTTGCTCGACACTGCACCTCAGCTTCAACCTGTCATTGGTCGTATGGAGCTATTCCAAGTGCCGAACAAAGCAAAAGTGGTTGTCGATTACGCGCATACACCAGATGCACTAGAAAAAGCATTAGCAGCATTGCGCGTGCATTGCTCTGGGCAACTGTGGGCAATCTTCGGTTGTGGTGGTGATCGCGACACAGGTAAGCGCCCAATGATGGCGATAACGGCAGAGCAGTTCGCCAACAAAATTATTATTTCAGATGACAATCCTCGCAGCGAAGATCCTGCTTTGATTGTTAAAGACATGCTAGCTGGTTTAAATGAACCAGAATCGGCGTTCGTCGAGCATGATCGCTATCAAGCGGTTAAGTTTGCTTTAGAGCAAGCGGGTCGCAATGACATTATTCTTTTGGCTGGTAAAGGCCATGAGGATTACCAAGTATTGAAAGACGAAACGATCCATTACTCAGACCGGGAGTCTGCGCTTCAACTTTTAGGTATTTCATAA
- a CDS encoding UDP-N-acetylmuramoyl-tripeptide--D-alanyl-D-alanine ligase, whose product MIDVSLEQICSAVGGELIEAGKSNHSVINAVSTDTRTVEEGALFVAIVGERFDAHDFCHQAVEANASALLVERKLDLNITQIVVEDTKLALGQLSAWIHEQCNVPTMAITGSCGKTTVKEMVASILQQRGKVLFTAGNFNNDIGVPLTLLRSEPSDNYTVIELGANHIGEIAYTTQLVKPQVALVNNVAAAHLEGFGSIDGVKQAKGEIFQGLATGDTAIVNLESNGGDFWCEVLADKTVLTFSENDNTADYFAKNLRINELGEACFDMQTPQGAMPVELGIIGQHNVANALAATALSIQFGATLDEVKNGLANLISVKGRVEVQQLSQNIKLIDDSYNASVPAMKAAAKLLSSFKGQRWLILGNMAELGDESLALHRQVGEYAAPFAFEHVLTYGNDTKVISEICHGTHFDTHQAMIAHIEQHLCLPENASHTLLVKGANSAGMSKIAAALQENFS is encoded by the coding sequence ATGATTGATGTATCACTCGAGCAGATTTGTTCTGCTGTCGGCGGTGAGCTGATTGAGGCTGGCAAGTCAAACCATAGCGTAATTAATGCCGTTTCTACTGATACTCGCACCGTTGAAGAAGGTGCACTGTTTGTCGCTATCGTTGGTGAACGTTTTGATGCACATGATTTTTGCCATCAAGCAGTGGAGGCAAATGCGAGCGCGTTGTTAGTCGAACGAAAACTTGACCTAAATATTACTCAAATTGTTGTTGAAGACACTAAACTGGCTTTAGGTCAGCTAAGTGCCTGGATTCATGAACAATGTAATGTCCCAACCATGGCGATTACAGGCAGCTGCGGTAAGACGACCGTTAAAGAAATGGTCGCAAGTATTCTACAGCAACGTGGCAAGGTGCTGTTTACAGCAGGCAACTTCAATAATGATATTGGTGTACCACTAACCTTGTTACGCAGTGAGCCAAGCGATAATTATACCGTGATCGAGTTAGGCGCTAACCATATCGGGGAGATAGCCTACACCACACAACTGGTGAAACCGCAGGTAGCTTTGGTGAACAATGTCGCCGCGGCGCATTTAGAAGGCTTTGGTTCTATTGACGGTGTGAAACAAGCGAAAGGTGAAATCTTTCAGGGGCTTGCTACCGGTGATACTGCTATTGTTAATTTAGAGAGTAACGGTGGCGACTTTTGGTGTGAAGTACTTGCAGATAAAACGGTACTGACATTTTCAGAAAACGATAACACGGCGGATTACTTTGCTAAGAATCTTCGCATTAATGAGCTAGGTGAAGCTTGTTTTGACATGCAAACGCCACAAGGCGCTATGCCTGTTGAACTCGGCATTATCGGCCAACATAACGTAGCGAATGCGTTAGCGGCTACAGCGTTGAGTATTCAATTTGGTGCCACGCTGGATGAAGTAAAAAATGGTTTAGCGAATCTTATCTCGGTTAAAGGACGAGTTGAGGTTCAACAATTAAGTCAGAATATCAAGCTGATAGATGACAGTTATAACGCCAGCGTGCCAGCAATGAAGGCGGCAGCTAAATTGCTGTCAAGCTTCAAAGGTCAACGTTGGCTAATTTTAGGCAATATGGCTGAATTAGGTGATGAAAGCCTTGCACTTCACCGTCAAGTCGGTGAATATGCTGCCCCATTCGCTTTTGAGCATGTACTCACTTACGGTAATGATACCAAAGTGATTAGTGAGATCTGTCATGGTACTCACTTTGACACGCATCAAGCGATGATCGCGCACATAGAGCAGCACTTATGCTTGCCAGAAAACGCGTCACATACCTTGTTGGTAAAAGGCGCAAATAGTGCAGGAATGAGTAAAATAGCCGCTGCTTTACAGGAGAACTTTTCATGA
- the mraY gene encoding phospho-N-acetylmuramoyl-pentapeptide-transferase — protein sequence MIIWLAELLQPHFSFFRLFEYLSFRAIASILTALCLSLWMGPRLIERLQMLQIGQVVRNDGPESHFSKRGTPTMGGVMILAAIIITVLMWTDLSNPYVWAVLVVLGGYGAVGFVDDYRKVVRKNTDGLIARWKYFWQSAIALVVAFALYAHGQDTAATQLVVPFFKEVMPQLGLLYIVLTYFVIVGTSNAVNLTDGLDGLAIMPTVMVAAGFAVIAWATGNVNFAAYLHIPYIPYTSELVVVCTAIVGAGLGFLWFNTYPAQVFMGDVGSLALGGALGVIAVLVRQELVLVIMGGVFVMETLSVILQVGSYKLRGQRIFRMAPIHHHYELKGWPEPRVIVRFWIISMVLVLIGLATLKVR from the coding sequence ATGATAATTTGGCTTGCAGAGCTACTACAGCCACACTTTTCTTTTTTCCGTTTGTTCGAATACTTATCGTTTCGTGCAATCGCGAGTATTTTGACTGCTTTGTGTCTGTCGTTGTGGATGGGACCTCGTTTAATTGAGCGTCTGCAAATGCTACAAATTGGTCAAGTTGTTCGTAATGATGGACCTGAATCTCACTTTAGCAAACGTGGTACACCGACCATGGGTGGTGTGATGATCTTAGCTGCGATCATTATTACAGTATTGATGTGGACTGATCTTTCGAACCCTTACGTTTGGGCCGTATTAGTTGTACTTGGTGGTTACGGTGCGGTCGGTTTTGTTGATGACTATCGTAAGGTGGTTCGCAAGAATACCGATGGCCTGATTGCTCGTTGGAAATATTTTTGGCAGTCGGCTATTGCATTGGTTGTGGCGTTTGCTCTGTATGCTCATGGGCAAGATACCGCGGCAACACAACTGGTTGTTCCTTTCTTTAAAGAAGTGATGCCACAGTTAGGATTGTTGTACATAGTACTGACGTACTTTGTTATTGTTGGTACCAGTAATGCGGTAAACCTAACGGACGGTCTAGATGGCTTAGCTATTATGCCTACGGTTATGGTGGCGGCTGGCTTTGCTGTGATTGCTTGGGCAACGGGTAACGTTAACTTTGCGGCGTACCTACACATTCCCTACATTCCATACACATCTGAACTGGTTGTGGTTTGTACGGCAATTGTGGGTGCTGGGCTTGGTTTCTTATGGTTCAACACATACCCTGCTCAAGTATTTATGGGCGATGTTGGCTCCCTAGCGCTGGGTGGTGCATTGGGTGTCATTGCTGTGTTAGTTCGCCAAGAGTTGGTACTGGTTATTATGGGTGGTGTTTTTGTGATGGAAACCTTGTCCGTTATTCTGCAAGTGGGTTCTTACAAACTGCGTGGTCAGCGTATTTTCCGAATGGCACCGATTCACCACCATTATGAACTTAAAGGTTGGCCGGAGCCGCGCGTAATCGTACGTTTTTGGATCATCTCAATGGTATTAGTACTGATTGGTCTAGCGACATTGAAAGTCCGTTAA
- the murD gene encoding UDP-N-acetylmuramoyl-L-alanine--D-glutamate ligase has protein sequence MERWQNIQNVVVVGLGITGLSVVKHLVKYQSHTHVKVIDTRERPPGRESLPESVKLHSGSWNSQWLAEADLVVANPGIALATPEIQDVVQAGTPVVGDIELFGWAVNKPVVAITGSNGKSTVTDLTGVLAKAAGLNVGVGGNIGIPALDLLELDADLYVLELSSFQLETTSNLNLVAAAFLNLSEDHMDRYQGMDDYRDAKLRIFNHALCAIVNREDKETYPEHTMPLVTFGLDNQEFGVATSSGIEWLVDSNELIIPTQDLTLVGRHNVANALVSLALLKQVGIDYRKSLEALKAYNGLTHRCQVVADKRAIKWVNDSKATNVASTLAALTGLECQGTLYLLVGGVGKGADFSELKPVLSELERVQLCCFGEDAMQFMPLHPSAKTFETMRDIIESIFKQLAPGDMVMLSPACASFDQFNNFMARGDAFTELAHEYA, from the coding sequence ATGGAACGTTGGCAGAATATTCAAAATGTAGTGGTTGTAGGGCTCGGTATTACCGGGCTCTCTGTCGTTAAACATCTCGTAAAATATCAGTCTCATACTCATGTGAAGGTGATTGATACTCGTGAGCGACCGCCGGGCAGAGAATCATTACCTGAATCGGTGAAACTGCATTCTGGAAGTTGGAATAGCCAATGGTTAGCGGAAGCTGACTTGGTCGTTGCTAACCCAGGTATCGCCTTAGCGACGCCAGAAATTCAAGATGTTGTTCAAGCGGGCACGCCTGTTGTTGGTGACATCGAGTTGTTTGGTTGGGCGGTGAATAAACCTGTTGTGGCAATTACAGGTTCAAATGGCAAGAGTACGGTGACCGATCTAACTGGTGTGCTTGCTAAAGCTGCTGGTCTTAACGTGGGTGTTGGTGGCAACATTGGTATTCCAGCTTTAGACCTTCTTGAGCTCGATGCCGATTTATATGTCCTTGAGCTATCAAGCTTTCAATTAGAGACAACATCGAACCTAAACCTAGTGGCGGCAGCGTTTTTGAACCTGTCAGAAGATCATATGGATCGCTACCAAGGTATGGACGATTATCGTGATGCCAAGTTAAGAATTTTTAATCATGCTCTGTGTGCGATTGTAAACCGCGAAGACAAAGAGACTTATCCAGAGCATACGATGCCGTTGGTGACATTTGGTCTCGATAACCAAGAGTTTGGTGTTGCAACGAGTAGTGGCATCGAATGGCTAGTGGATAGCAATGAACTGATAATTCCTACCCAAGATTTAACATTGGTTGGACGTCATAATGTGGCGAATGCGTTAGTCTCTTTAGCACTATTGAAGCAAGTAGGTATTGATTACAGAAAGAGCCTTGAAGCTCTGAAAGCTTACAATGGCTTAACTCATCGTTGCCAAGTGGTGGCTGATAAACGCGCGATCAAGTGGGTCAATGACTCAAAAGCGACCAATGTGGCCAGCACATTAGCGGCTCTTACTGGTTTAGAGTGTCAAGGTACTTTGTATCTCTTGGTAGGCGGTGTGGGGAAAGGTGCCGATTTTAGTGAGCTTAAACCTGTGTTATCAGAACTAGAGCGTGTTCAACTATGTTGCTTCGGTGAAGATGCGATGCAGTTTATGCCTCTGCACCCATCGGCTAAGACGTTTGAAACTATGCGCGATATTATCGAGAGCATTTTTAAACAGCTCGCTCCGGGGGATATGGTGATGCTGTCTCCTGCTTGTGCAAGCTTCGATCAGTTTAATAATTTCATGGCGAGAGGTGATGCGTTCACTGAACTTGCTCATGAGTATGCTTAA
- the ftsW gene encoding cell division protein FtsW, with translation MLRVKEINQFIWQWLNRATPEALYDRQLVWIALGLMLTGLVMVTSASFPISARLTDQPFHFMFRHAIFLVLALGVSSVILQIPMKRWFQYSTYLLGLSFFLLIVVLVVGKSVNGASRWIPLGLFNLQPAEVAKLSLFIFMAGYLVRKQDEVRKTFFGGFAKPIMVFGAFAVLLLGQPDLGTVVVMLVTLFGMLFIAGAKLSQFIALMVAGIAAVVGLIVVEPYRVRRVTSFWEPWNDPFGSGYQLTQSLMAFGRGDWMGQGLGNSVQKLEYLPEAHTDFVFAVLAEELGFVGVTLVLILIFSLVFKAILIGKKAFESDQLFNGYLAFGIGIWFAFQTLVNVGAASGIVPTKGLTLPLISYGGSSLIVMSVAVSMLLRIDHECRWQEKEQTDNQNESIE, from the coding sequence GTGCTAAGAGTGAAAGAGATTAACCAATTCATTTGGCAATGGCTGAACCGTGCCACACCAGAGGCACTTTACGATCGTCAATTGGTATGGATTGCTCTTGGATTGATGTTAACGGGGTTGGTGATGGTAACGTCGGCTTCGTTTCCTATCAGCGCTCGCTTAACCGATCAGCCATTTCACTTTATGTTTCGTCACGCCATCTTCCTTGTTTTGGCGTTAGGCGTGTCCAGCGTGATTCTACAGATACCGATGAAGCGCTGGTTTCAATACAGCACGTATCTACTGGGTTTATCATTCTTTCTACTGATCGTGGTATTGGTCGTAGGTAAATCGGTTAACGGTGCATCGCGTTGGATTCCACTTGGGCTGTTTAACTTACAACCTGCCGAAGTCGCTAAATTATCGCTGTTTATCTTTATGGCTGGCTATTTGGTTCGAAAACAAGATGAGGTGAGAAAAACCTTCTTTGGTGGTTTTGCTAAGCCCATCATGGTGTTTGGTGCCTTCGCTGTGTTGCTACTGGGTCAACCCGATTTGGGGACGGTCGTCGTAATGTTGGTGACCTTGTTTGGTATGTTATTCATTGCGGGGGCTAAGCTCTCACAGTTCATCGCACTGATGGTTGCTGGTATTGCCGCTGTGGTTGGTTTGATTGTGGTTGAACCTTACCGTGTCCGACGTGTGACCTCATTCTGGGAGCCTTGGAATGACCCGTTTGGCAGTGGTTACCAGTTAACTCAATCACTCATGGCGTTTGGCCGTGGAGATTGGATGGGGCAAGGTCTCGGCAACTCAGTTCAGAAGTTAGAGTACCTTCCAGAAGCACATACCGATTTTGTATTTGCTGTATTGGCTGAAGAGTTGGGTTTTGTTGGCGTGACTTTAGTGCTGATTCTTATTTTTAGTTTGGTCTTTAAAGCGATCCTAATTGGGAAGAAAGCCTTCGAGAGCGACCAATTATTCAACGGCTATCTTGCCTTTGGTATTGGCATTTGGTTTGCTTTTCAGACACTTGTTAACGTCGGCGCTGCTTCAGGTATCGTTCCAACGAAAGGTCTAACATTGCCGTTGATCAGCTATGGTGGTTCAAGTCTCATTGTGATGTCAGTTGCTGTTTCCATGTTGTTACGTATCGATCACGAATGTCGATGGCAAGAAAAAGAACAAACAGATAATCAAAACGAATCAATAGAGTAA
- the murG gene encoding undecaprenyldiphospho-muramoylpentapeptide beta-N-acetylglucosaminyltransferase — MKQNKKLLVMAGGTGGHVFPGLAVAKKLQQQGWEIRWLGTADRMEADLVPKHGIEIDFIKVKGLRGQGISKLIKAPFQIINAILQARQHIKAWQPDVVLGMGGYVSGPGGIAAWLSGIPVVLHEQNAVAGLTNQWLSKIAKKVFQAFPGAFSTAEVVGNPVREDVVSLPEPEQRMAERDGDIRILVMGGSQGAKILNDTLPMTLAQLGSGFTVMHQAGKNNQQQVMDQYKSHSVNNVQVTEFIDDVAQAYEWADLLVCRSGALTVSEVSAAGVGSIFVPFMHKDRQQALNADHLVECGAALMIEQPQLTADKLASTIAQLDRNELKMMATKARQAAKLDADVTVAEAIKALAK, encoded by the coding sequence ATGAAACAAAATAAAAAACTCTTAGTGATGGCTGGTGGTACTGGCGGTCACGTTTTTCCTGGGTTGGCGGTGGCGAAAAAGCTTCAGCAACAAGGTTGGGAAATTCGATGGCTAGGTACGGCGGACAGAATGGAGGCTGACTTAGTGCCAAAGCATGGTATTGAGATAGACTTCATCAAAGTTAAAGGCCTTCGTGGTCAAGGCATTAGCAAATTAATTAAAGCACCATTTCAGATTATTAATGCCATACTTCAAGCAAGACAGCACATCAAAGCGTGGCAACCAGATGTAGTGCTTGGCATGGGCGGATACGTCAGTGGGCCTGGCGGTATTGCAGCTTGGTTGTCTGGTATTCCGGTGGTTTTGCATGAACAAAATGCGGTGGCAGGTTTAACCAACCAATGGCTTTCTAAAATAGCGAAAAAGGTCTTCCAAGCTTTCCCTGGCGCTTTCTCTACAGCAGAAGTCGTGGGTAACCCAGTACGTGAAGATGTTGTGAGTCTTCCTGAACCAGAGCAACGCATGGCAGAGCGTGATGGCGATATTCGCATCTTGGTGATGGGCGGTAGCCAAGGGGCTAAAATACTTAACGATACTCTGCCAATGACCTTGGCTCAGTTGGGTTCTGGTTTTACTGTGATGCACCAAGCCGGAAAAAATAATCAACAACAGGTCATGGATCAATACAAATCACATTCTGTAAATAATGTTCAAGTGACAGAATTTATTGATGATGTGGCGCAAGCTTATGAGTGGGCCGATCTACTAGTGTGTCGCTCAGGCGCATTAACCGTCTCGGAAGTGTCAGCAGCGGGTGTGGGTTCTATCTTTGTTCCGTTTATGCACAAGGACAGGCAGCAAGCTCTGAATGCCGATCACCTAGTTGAATGTGGCGCCGCGTTAATGATTGAGCAGCCTCAGTTGACGGCTGATAAGCTAGCGAGCACTATCGCTCAGCTTGATAGAAATGAATTAAAAATGATGGCTACAAAAGCTCGTCAAGCAGCTAAGCTTGATGCCGATGTGACCGTCGCTGAAGCGATTAAAGCTTTAGCAAAATAA